The Dethiosulfovibrio peptidovorans DSM 11002 nucleotide sequence ATACGGAACTCAAACCATATACAGAAAACGAATGGGAGCTTTTCTCGACAAAAATATTATACAAAATAAAAGATGGGTCTACATTGAGGCCCCATCGGGATTCGGAAAGACCGTATCCATCTCCCGATGGATCAGCCCCCTCAGGAACAAGCTGGCATGGATAAACCTCTCCATCGACGACGACGTTCCGGAACGTTTCGTTCACAAGCTGGTGAAGGCCATGGCCTTCGCTCAGAAGTCCAACAGAAAACTCGCCAAGGCCGCCGAATCGACAGGTCCACCTCGGGAGGTGCTGTACCGATCCGTCTCGTCCCTTTTAGACAACGACAAGAACTACGTCGTGGTCGTAGACGACTTTCAACACATATCCGACAACGAAACCCTGGAGATATTATCAGAGCTGGCGATAAATCCATCCTTTCGATTTACTTTATGCATACTCAGCAGAAAAGGCCCCCCGAAGGAGCTGTCCCCCTCGATACTGAACGGCAATATGGCACTGATGACGGAGGAATACCTCGTCATGGACGAAGAGGAGATATCCTCCATGATGACCAAGCACCATATGAGCCGGAGAAAATCGGAAGAGGTCATATCCGAGACGAAGGGGTGGCCGGTAGCGGTAAACTCCTATCTGATGGGAGACGAAGGCGACTGGAGCCTTCTGGACGACTATCTCGACTCCCGGGTGTGGGACAGATGGCCCGAGGAGGTCAGGGAATTCATGGTAAGGGCAGCACCCTGTCCCAGGCTGGACGAGGATATATGCCGCAGCCTGAACGGATCGAGAAACTACGAGCCCCTTCTGAAACACATCCGCAGCAGCGACGCCTTCCTGGAAAACTCGGAGGACGGCGGATACAGCATATTCCCCCCCTTCAGGGAGTACCTGCTCAGAAGGATGAACTCCCAGCTGAGTAAAGACAGGATCGACGAGATACATCGGTATCTTGGCAGAATATTCTTCGACGAAGGGGACTACCTGGTAGCGGCGGATCTATACGTGAGGTGCCTCTGCCTCTCCGGACTGTCCGACTGCTGCACGGCCATGACGAAATACAGAAAGGAGATCTCGGTCCACAGCAGATTCCGTTTCTTCAAGGAGAGAGTGTTAGGACGGATCAAGTTCACCGAAGACGAGGGACTGCCTCTTCTGGCCCAATCGGCCTTCATGTACTACCTGGACGGCAACGCCGAAAGGTTCACCGAGATCATGGACATGCTGTACAAGAGGGCGGAGAGATGCGGAGACGGCCCCTTCGCGTCCTTTCTGACATTGCTGAAGGTCCTGGACTTCAGGATACCTCTGAATCTCTACCTTGAGAGGGTGATAGACGGCAAGGAGACTCCCACGTCGTCCATATGCTTCGGAAAATCCCCGTCTCCCGGAACTTTCACCGCCAATATGCCCTTGATGCACAGATCCCTCAGGGAGAGGTCCGACCTGGCTCTGTCGATGGAGGAGCTTCACAAAACAATGGCTAGATACAGGGAACCTCTGAAGAAATTTCTGGGACAAGATCACATCATACTTCGGGAATGTCAATTCGCCGGGGTACTGTATGAACAAAACCACCTAGAGGAAGCCTACCATCATGCGGTGGAGGCTCAAACCGTTGTAATGAAGGTAAACTGCCGTCGTGACGTCCGTTTCTGCTCCGACATGATACTGATCCACATTCTAAAGGCCATGGGACGAAGAGACGAGGCGTCAATGATAGCTTGCGAGATGGAGAGACAGATCAACCGCGACAGAGCCAACGACCTGATCCCCAACCTCAAAGCCTGGAGATTCCGGGAAAGGATGGTCTCAGGAGACGGAACGGCTGCGGAGGAGTGGCTGATATCCTACGGAGAAAACCCTATTTTACAGCCGGACCTATACGACATCTACCGACACTTCACCACCGAGAGGGCTCTTATTGCATCGGGAAAACCTGCTTTAGCCGTCCTGTTCGGGGAAAAACTTCTCCGTCTAAGCCAAGACTTCAATAGACCTATGGACGAGCTTGAATCCTACATCCTCCTCTCCACGGCCTACTGGAGCACCGACGACAGAACACGGTCCTACGAATACATCGAAAAAGCTCTGGCCCTGGCCGAACCTTACGGCTACGTGAGGATGTTTCTCGACGAGGCCCTGTCGATAAAGCCGATGATGGTCTCGTTTCTCAGGAGGACGAAATCCGACGGCAGGCGGATATCCGGCTTCGCCTCCGAGGTGGCCCTGGCCGTCACCGGAACTAGTTACGAAGACGTTGTCCCGAGCCTCGAAGAGACCTCTTTGAGCGAGAGGCAGATGAGGATTCTGGCCCTGCTCAAGGGTAACGGCAGCTACAGGGATATAGCGGAGGATCTAGGCATAGCCCACTCCACCGCCAAATACCACGTGACCAGACTCTACCGTTTTCTGGGAGTCTCGAACGGGGCGGAAGCCCTGAGAAAAGCCCGCTCCATGGGGATAATATGAAGGGAGGAACAGCGAGGATGTTGAAAGTATCGGCGAAAGACGCGATATACATTTTCGAGCCGGAGATGAGCCCGGCGGCATCGGTCAAACCGGGGGAGGTCTTCAAGGTGGAGACCAGCGACTGTTTCTGCGGCCAGATAAAGTCGGAGGGAACCCTCTGCTCCGAGATAGACTTCGACCGCATAAACCCGGCGACCGGCCCGATAACCATAGAGGAAGCCGAGCCTGGAGACACACTGGCGGTGGAGATAATAAGAATGGATCTGGCGGACCACGGCGTGGCCGTTACCGTTCCGGGAGAGGGACTGCTGGGAGATTCGGTGGAGCGTCCGTCCACAAAGATCATCCCCATAAGAGACGGTAAGTGCCTCTTCGCCGGCCTGTCTCTTCCGGTGAAACCGATGATAGGTGTTATAGGGGTGGCCCCGGAGGAGGGGGCCTTCCCAACCGGAACTCCCTGGAGTCACGGAGGAAACATGGACACGAAGGACATCGGTCCGGGAGCGACCCTCTACCTTCCGGTCCGCCGTCCCGGAGCCCTTCTGGCCATGGGAGACTGCCACGCCGTCATGGGAGACGGCGAGGTGTGCTGCTCCGGATGCGAGGTAGCCGCCACCATAACCCTGAGGACCTCTCTCATAAAGGGAAGCTCACGAAAATGGCCGATTCTTGAGACCTCCGAGGGATTATCCGTCATAGTATCCGGAGAGAACCTGGATTCGGCCCTGTCGGAGGCCACCTCCGAGGCGGTGGACATGCTTAAAGCGGGGCTGGGACTCTCCTGGGAGGACGCCTACGTTCTATCCAGCCTGGCCATGGACCTGAGGATATCCCAGCTGGTGGACCCGAAAAAGACGGTCCGAGGGGTCATACCCAAAGGGATATTAACGACATCCAAGTTGTTCAAACGATGAGTCTCGGTCACTCCTTGCTTCCGGGGCCGAGGAACCTGTCCAGCAACAGGGCGGTGTAGAGATTGAGGCAGGTACGAAAATTCCTCAGATCGTGGCCCGAATAGACCTTTATCTTGTCCAACCTGTATATGACGGTATTCCTGTGCAGGTGAAGCTCCTTCGCTGTGTTGACCAGTGAGAAGCCGCTCTCGCACCACGATCGAATCGTATCCTTGAGCTCGTTCCAGTCCGGCTCCTCCCGGAGGGTCCTCAGGCTGGACAGCACGAACCGGTTTCTCACCGATGGGGCGACGGTGGATATCATCTCCTCCAGCCGATAGTCGTCTATACAGTAGACCCCGGGCCCTTGCATGAACTTCTTCCCCAGGGTCAAGGCCCTCCAGGACTCCTTATAGGAAGCGGCCAAATCGGCAATCCCCAGGGCGGGAGACCCTATTCCCACGGCGGCGTTTAGCCCCTCGTCGGTTATCCTGCCCAGAAGGTCCTCGGTCTTCTCCCTGGTTACCGTGACGGCATTTGACGGTGCCGGATAGGACTCGGCAGGCCGAACCCCGTGGAGCACCACGAAACGGTTGTTGCTCTCCATGGTGGATATATCCTTTGGACCGTTGAAGATCCTCCTTATCTCCAGGAGGATCTTTCTCTTTACGCCCTGTATCACTGTCTCGGGCTTCTCCCCCTCCCGGTTGACGTAATCCCTCCTCACTGACAGGGCGAACCGTCCGAACTGATACAGATCCACCGCCACGGGAACGTATATCCATGTCCTGTCGTATCTGAACTCCGAGGCCCTGGCGAGGAGGATGGTCTCGTTGCTGACCCCCGGGACGAAGGTGGACAGGTCCTGGATGAAATCCTGAAGTATATGCTCCCTGTTGGCCGCGTGCTCGAAGAACTCCCTCTCCTTAAGAAGTATCTCTATCTGTTTTTTCACTATCAACGCGAAGGGACGGACCTTATCGGCGTCTCCGGTTATGGCCATAGACCCCACCACGGAACCGGACATTGAGCTTATGGGATAGGTAACCCCCGGCAGGGTTCCCTTGAGCCCCCTGGCCTCGTCCTCTGAGGTGGAGCTGCCCCTCCTCTCGGCTATGACCGCCAGAGAGGCCTCGTGAAGTTCTCCGACCCTGTTCTCGTCGCTTGCTCCCACTATCACCCCGTCGGTATCGGTGATTATGACGTTGTAGCCTATGACGTCCGATGTGGACCTGGCTATCTCCATGGCGTGCCGCCTCAAAGTTGAGTCAGACCAATTAGGACGAGACTTTATGACCATTTTTTATGAAAACCCCCTCTTTGTATGAATAGCACAAATCACCACCTCTATTGAGCCACAAATCATGTTTTTTTTCAACGATGATTGTACAGACAATTGGGATTAGACTTTAGCTGTGAGACGAGGGATCTTTCTAAGATCGATATAAATACATTGAGGAGGTTTGTCATGAGGCTTGAACTGCACAGGGCCGAGGTCCGGGACCTGCGATGGGGCACCCCCACCAGGTTGGAGAATCACGTCCTCTACGTGGACAAAGAGGAAGCCGTCGCTGCCATAAGCGACGACGATCGCATAGAGAGCTGGGAGATCGACCTGGCCAGACCGGGCGAGTCGGTTCGGATAATCCCGGTTAAGGACGTAATAGAGCCCCGGGTCAAACTGGAGGGAGGAAGCGGATTCTTCCCGGGAGTACTGGGCCCCAACGAGACGGCCGGGGACGGCAAGACCCTGGTCCTCAGCGGAGCGGCAGTGGTGTCCGCCGGGCCGATAATGGCCTTCCAGGAGGGCTTTATCGACATGACCGGGCCCGGAGCGGAGCACACACCGTTCTCCAAGACCTTCAACGTGGTCGTAAACGCCCATCCCGTAGAGGACCTCGAGAAGCACCAGTACGAGGAGGCATTGAGGCTCGCAGGACTTAAGGTAGGCCTTTATCTGGCTGAGTGCTGCAAGGACGCCGATATCGACAAGGTGGAGGTCTTCGAGAGAGGAACCGTGGCGGAGGAGGCACTCAAGTATCCCGACCTTCCCAAGGTGGCCCATCTCTGTATGTGCATCACCCAGGGGCTCCTTCACGACACCTATCTTTACGGAGTGGACATGAAGAACATACTTCCCACGCTGGTCCATCCGAACGAGATAATCGACGGAGCCATGGTATCGGGGAACTGCGTGTCCGCCTGCGACAAGAACACCAGCTGGCATCACGTCAACGACCCGGTCATAAAGGAACTCTACGCCCTTCACGGCAAGGAGATCAACTTCCTCGGAATGATTCCCACGCTGGAATCCACCGTGCTGGCCGGCAAGGAGAAGACATCTTCCTTCAACGCCAAACTGGCCCACGAGCTCGGGGCCGACGGGGTCATAATCACAGAGGAAGGCTACGGCAACCCCGACACGGACATCTGTATGAACGTCAAGAAATGCGAGGCCCTGGGAATCAAGACTGTGGTCATAGCGGACGAGGCCTCCGGGACCGACGGATCCGGACAGGGGCTGGCCGACGCCACTCCGGAGCTCACCGCCTTCGTTTCCGCCGGAAACGTCAACGAGATGGTGGAGGTTCCCGCCATGGACAAGGTGATAGGCTACCCCGAGTCGATAGCCCACATGTCCGGAGGAGCCGACGACAGCCTCAGGGAGGACGGTTCTATGTACGTCGAGCTTCAGTCGATAATAGGGTCAACCTGCGAGATCGGTACGAACCGTACCGGCTCGGAGTGGGTTTAGGCTGGGAGGATAGAGCTATGACCTTCAGGATAGTCCACTATATAAACCAGTTTTACGCGGGAATCGGAGGAGAGGAAAAGGCCCACGTCGTGCCGGAGTCCAGGCCGGGAGTCATCGGTCCGGGACTGGCTCTTAACGGCGCCCTCGGATCGGAAGCCGAGGTGGTAGGCACGGTTATATGCGGCGACAGCTACTACGGAGAGCACATGGACGAGGCCAGGGAAACTGTGCTGAAGATGATAGAGGCCTTCGAACCCGACGGTGTGGTGGCAGGGCCGGGATTCTTCGCCGGAAGATACGGGGTGGCCTGCGGCGACGTGTGCGCCTCCGTGGAGGAAAAGCTTAAGATACCCACGGTGACGGCTCTCTACCACGAGAACCCCGGAGCGGAGATGTACGCTTCGAAGACCTATATCGTCCGGGCCTCCGACAGCGCCAGAGGAATGAAGGACGCTGTAAAGACCATGAGCTCTCTGCTTCTCAAGAGGTTGAAGGGCGATGCCATGGGATCCGCCATGGAAGAGGGATATCTGTCCAGAGGGGTCAGAAAGGTGTTCTTCCACGAGAAGACCGGCGCGAAAAGAGCGGTGGAGATGCTGCTCAAGAAGATGGACGGCCAGCCCTTCCAGACCGAGTACGAGATGCCGGTGTTCAAAAAGATTCCGCCGTCGGCTCCCATAGAGGACCTCTCCAAGGCGACCATCGCCATAATAACCTCCGGAGGCATAGTGCCCAAGGGCAACCCGGACAAGATCAGGGTGTCCTCCGCCGAGAGCTACGGCATATACGACAT carries:
- a CDS encoding glycine/betaine/sarcosine/D-proline family reductase selenoprotein B — its product is MTFRIVHYINQFYAGIGGEEKAHVVPESRPGVIGPGLALNGALGSEAEVVGTVICGDSYYGEHMDEARETVLKMIEAFEPDGVVAGPGFFAGRYGVACGDVCASVEEKLKIPTVTALYHENPGAEMYASKTYIVRASDSARGMKDAVKTMSSLLLKRLKGDAMGSAMEEGYLSRGVRKVFFHEKTGAKRAVEMLLKKMDGQPFQTEYEMPVFKKIPPSAPIEDLSKATIAIITSGGIVPKGNPDKIRVSSAESYGIYDISSLNDLTPDNYESIHGGYDTTWANENPDVVLPLDVMREFEKEGVIGKLHEYAYCTTGTGTAVGHAERFGQEIGAKLRESGVDGVILTSTUGSCTRCGASMSREIEKAAGIPVVQMATIVPIMLTVGANRIVPGVAIPHPIGDPEQGPEGDIKVRRKLINKALEALTTEVSEQTVFKA
- a CDS encoding CdaR family transcriptional regulator gives rise to the protein MEIARSTSDVIGYNVIITDTDGVIVGASDENRVGELHEASLAVIAERRGSSTSEDEARGLKGTLPGVTYPISSMSGSVVGSMAITGDADKVRPFALIVKKQIEILLKEREFFEHAANREHILQDFIQDLSTFVPGVSNETILLARASEFRYDRTWIYVPVAVDLYQFGRFALSVRRDYVNREGEKPETVIQGVKRKILLEIRRIFNGPKDISTMESNNRFVVLHGVRPAESYPAPSNAVTVTREKTEDLLGRITDEGLNAAVGIGSPALGIADLAASYKESWRALTLGKKFMQGPGVYCIDDYRLEEMISTVAPSVRNRFVLSSLRTLREEPDWNELKDTIRSWCESGFSLVNTAKELHLHRNTVIYRLDKIKVYSGHDLRNFRTCLNLYTALLLDRFLGPGSKE
- a CDS encoding glycine/sarcosine/betaine reductase component B subunit, coding for MRLELHRAEVRDLRWGTPTRLENHVLYVDKEEAVAAISDDDRIESWEIDLARPGESVRIIPVKDVIEPRVKLEGGSGFFPGVLGPNETAGDGKTLVLSGAAVVSAGPIMAFQEGFIDMTGPGAEHTPFSKTFNVVVNAHPVEDLEKHQYEEALRLAGLKVGLYLAECCKDADIDKVEVFERGTVAEEALKYPDLPKVAHLCMCITQGLLHDTYLYGVDMKNILPTLVHPNEIIDGAMVSGNCVSACDKNTSWHHVNDPVIKELYALHGKEINFLGMIPTLESTVLAGKEKTSSFNAKLAHELGADGVIITEEGYGNPDTDICMNVKKCEALGIKTVVIADEASGTDGSGQGLADATPELTAFVSAGNVNEMVEVPAMDKVIGYPESIAHMSGGADDSLREDGSMYVELQSIIGSTCEIGTNRTGSEWV
- a CDS encoding acetamidase/formamidase family protein codes for the protein MLKVSAKDAIYIFEPEMSPAASVKPGEVFKVETSDCFCGQIKSEGTLCSEIDFDRINPATGPITIEEAEPGDTLAVEIIRMDLADHGVAVTVPGEGLLGDSVERPSTKIIPIRDGKCLFAGLSLPVKPMIGVIGVAPEEGAFPTGTPWSHGGNMDTKDIGPGATLYLPVRRPGALLAMGDCHAVMGDGEVCCSGCEVAATITLRTSLIKGSSRKWPILETSEGLSVIVSGENLDSALSEATSEAVDMLKAGLGLSWEDAYVLSSLAMDLRISQLVDPKKTVRGVIPKGILTTSKLFKR
- a CDS encoding LuxR C-terminal-related transcriptional regulator encodes the protein MTRDRLFSPPKYGTQTIYRKRMGAFLDKNIIQNKRWVYIEAPSGFGKTVSISRWISPLRNKLAWINLSIDDDVPERFVHKLVKAMAFAQKSNRKLAKAAESTGPPREVLYRSVSSLLDNDKNYVVVVDDFQHISDNETLEILSELAINPSFRFTLCILSRKGPPKELSPSILNGNMALMTEEYLVMDEEEISSMMTKHHMSRRKSEEVISETKGWPVAVNSYLMGDEGDWSLLDDYLDSRVWDRWPEEVREFMVRAAPCPRLDEDICRSLNGSRNYEPLLKHIRSSDAFLENSEDGGYSIFPPFREYLLRRMNSQLSKDRIDEIHRYLGRIFFDEGDYLVAADLYVRCLCLSGLSDCCTAMTKYRKEISVHSRFRFFKERVLGRIKFTEDEGLPLLAQSAFMYYLDGNAERFTEIMDMLYKRAERCGDGPFASFLTLLKVLDFRIPLNLYLERVIDGKETPTSSICFGKSPSPGTFTANMPLMHRSLRERSDLALSMEELHKTMARYREPLKKFLGQDHIILRECQFAGVLYEQNHLEEAYHHAVEAQTVVMKVNCRRDVRFCSDMILIHILKAMGRRDEASMIACEMERQINRDRANDLIPNLKAWRFRERMVSGDGTAAEEWLISYGENPILQPDLYDIYRHFTTERALIASGKPALAVLFGEKLLRLSQDFNRPMDELESYILLSTAYWSTDDRTRSYEYIEKALALAEPYGYVRMFLDEALSIKPMMVSFLRRTKSDGRRISGFASEVALAVTGTSYEDVVPSLEETSLSERQMRILALLKGNGSYRDIAEDLGIAHSTAKYHVTRLYRFLGVSNGAEALRKARSMGII